TATGGTATATTCGGATGATGTAGATAAATTAGGGGTTAATTTCTCAATAGAAGAAATTCCTGAAGAGTATAAGAAAGATGCCGAAATTTACCGTGAGAAGATGATTGAGGGGTTAGCTGAGCAGATTGATTGGTTGACTGAGAAGTTTCTCAATAATGAAAAAATAACGAATGAAGAAATACAAAAAGCTATCCGTGAAGGAACGATTGATTTAAAATTCGTACCGGTAATGTGCGGTTCTGCATTTAAAAAGAAAGGGATACAGCTAGTTCTTGATGCAGTATGTGATTACTTACCTTCCCCGCTTGATAAGAAAGCGGTTGTCGGTACAAATCCTGATAACAATGAAGAGGTATCAAGAAAGCCGTTATCAACAGAACCTTTTAGTGCTTTGGCTTTTAAAATTGCATCCGATAAACATGGTGACCTTACTTTCATAAGGGTCTATTCCGGGAAAGTAACAGCAGGGTCAAGGGTTATAAATTCTGGTAAAGATAAAAAAGAGCTGATAAGTCGTATTTATAAAATGCATGCTAATACTAGAGAACAAATTGAGGAACTTTCCGCTGGTGATATAGGCGCTGTAATTGGTTTAAAGTATACGGTAACAGGAGATACTCTCTGTGATCAAGATCAACCTATAGTACTTGAGAAAATGGAATTTCCTGAGACTGTTATATCGATGGCAATCGAACCGAAGACGGATGCAGAGAAAGAAAAACTCGGGACAGTTTTGTCCAAATTAGCTAAAGAAGACCCCACCTTCAGAACACATATGGATAAAGAAACTGGGCAGTTAATTATTTCTGGTATGGGCGAACTTCACCTGGAAGTAATTAAAAATAGAATGTTGAGTGAGTATAAGGTTGATGCCAATGTTGGTGCCCCAAAAGTATCTTATAGGGAAACCATAGGCAAAAAGGTTGAGGTTGAAGGTAAATTTATTCAACAAACCGGTGGTCACGGACAATACGGGCATGTCTGGATTACATTAGAACCATTTAAAGGTGAAGAACCAGTAACTTTTGAAGATGCAATTGTTGGAGGTAAGATTCCCAAACAATATATAAGATCCGTGGAAAAAGGAATCAGGGAAACTGCTGCTACCGGTGTAGCAGGTGGATATTCACTCATTGATATAAAAGTTACTTTAACGGACGGTTCAACGCATCCTGTAGACTCATCCGACTTGGCTTTTTATACTGCCGCCAGCATTGCGCTGAGGAAAGGTGTTGAAATGGCAAAGTCAATACTTTTGGAGCCAATAATGTCTTTTGAAATTGCTGTGCCAGAGCAGTATATGGGTGATGTAATTAGCGAAATTCATAGTCGCAGAGCTAATATCATTGAAATGGGCACGAGAGGTAA
The genomic region above belongs to Candidatus Jettenia caeni and contains:
- a CDS encoding translation elongation factor G, translated to MSLEKMRNIGIAAHIDAGKTTTSERILYYTGRSYKMGEVHEGTCVMDWMEEEQKRGITITAAATTCFWNDYQINLIDTPGHVDFTVEVERSLRVLDGAVCVFCGVGGVEAQSETVWRQADRYNVPRICFVNKMDRTGADFLKVVNEINERLGIKAIPIQLPIGKEQGFKGVIDLVKMKAMVYSDDVDKLGVNFSIEEIPEEYKKDAEIYREKMIEGLAEQIDWLTEKFLNNEKITNEEIQKAIREGTIDLKFVPVMCGSAFKKKGIQLVLDAVCDYLPSPLDKKAVVGTNPDNNEEVSRKPLSTEPFSALAFKIASDKHGDLTFIRVYSGKVTAGSRVINSGKDKKELISRIYKMHANTREQIEELSAGDIGAVIGLKYTVTGDTLCDQDQPIVLEKMEFPETVISMAIEPKTDAEKEKLGTVLSKLAKEDPTFRTHMDKETGQLIISGMGELHLEVIKNRMLSEYKVDANVGAPKVSYRETIGKKVEVEGKFIQQTGGHGQYGHVWITLEPFKGEEPVTFEDAIVGGKIPKQYIRSVEKGIRETAATGVAGGYSLIDIKVTLTDGSTHPVDSSDLAFYTAASIALRKGVEMAKSILLEPIMSFEIAVPEQYMGDVISEIHSRRANIIEMGTRGNLRIIKGNVPLAEMFGYATVLRSITQGRGTYTMEPLEYRPAPAKVFSSVA